From the genome of Polypterus senegalus isolate Bchr_013 chromosome 8, ASM1683550v1, whole genome shotgun sequence:
TCCTCTTTAAAGTAGTATGTATTTGACTCTTAAATGTGTTTAGAACTGGAATTTAAAGTTTACTGTGCAAATGAATGTCTCTTTGTCATGGTGTAATAAATTTGGTGATGGAAAATGCATTGCTACTTATTTTACTACTGTATAGTTAGAAAATGAGGACCTTTTATCGCTGAACAGAATACACCTACTAAGTACAGAATACAGCGACACTCTTCATTAGCATCTGTATACAAACCTAAAGTTAATACACGTCGATAAATAGTGCCTACTTACCAAAATTGACTCATTAAGTTTATCAGTTTGAGCTGATGTACTTCTGCTCATCAATTAACAAAATATGCATTCTAAGTTATGTTATTTTCTCCCAAATTTTATaggaatattgtaaataaacacaatgAAGAAGGTGCTAGAATGTAGTTATGTCTCTGAACTTCAACATCAATCTTCAACCGAAAGACAGATGCTTCCATTGCCATATGtgcgtatactgtatatttcagaagGATGCCAGCACTcctaaaatatgttttcattaatagtgtttactattttttttcattcatatttatGTATAAACAACTCTGACATTCTATAACCTTGGTTAATTAGCATAATTCCCAGCAAGCTTTAGACTCTCCCAAGGTCTTTTGCTTCACTTCCTTCAGAGATGGCGCCTTTTATCACCACAAACCCCTCTCTTCTGAAGCAGTCCTCAAATGGAGAGTGAGGAGATCAGGATCTCCAATTTTTCAATTCCTTTTTCGTACAGTTTAGCACAGTTGCCTGTGATTCTGTCTGTGACGTTGCCGtctagttttaatgcaaaaatgttGACTTTGTGAGTAGTGGTTTGCATCCTTTTCCTTTATGTCGTCATGTTTAGTTTGACATGTACAACTGTAGCTTTGTCTGTATGATCTGAATGGCTTTATTATTGTGTTTCTAAGTTCTGTGAAGTTGTTGCATGTGTGAGCAGTGTCCATGTGGGTACAAGATATGTTTTAATGCCAGAATTACAACAGAGAcatcaaaaatttgaaaaagattAATTGTATATATGACTTGTTGTCTTTCATCCCCCATCCCCTCCACTCATTGGAGAAACTGTGGCGCGACTTCTGTCTTAAAAATCCAGAGGAGTGCAGTCCACTCTGGGAAATAATGGCAAGAGGAAAATTCAGTTGTAGCAGAACACTTATTACTGTAATACAGGTGTACAATGATGAACTAAGTATGTCCAGATATTCTCCTTTAAACAAAAGAGCAAGACAACTGTAATCTTGGTTATCAGTATGACCTCGGAGCATGGGATCAGGTTCTCAGTCTTTCTGGCTTTATGGATTTTAAGTAGGATGTGTCAGAAAAATTACTTGTGGCCAAGCGTttatagcaattttttttttttttaagtttcaatgTCTTCTTATCCCTCAGTTGAGGAGACAAATTCACTAAAGGTTGAATTGTTATGTCGCTAACAAGGAATGTCAGATGGAAATCTTCTCTGTAGACATTTAAAGCAAGGTTTTTAGGCAGTAACtggtaataatattttagcaaaaaatgcacgtTACAAACATTCAAATGGATATCAGATATGTGGTTTTTGCAACATGTTATGTGAGACTTTTTTTCCACatcgtttgctgttgtccagtgtcaGACCATAGCATCCCATTCTATGAGAAATGTCCTTTTTTcacgaaaacatgagattacattttttttctcagccaccaacACAAACTACATGGTGTAAGTAACATCAAAAAAATGATCTATGGTGGGGTATTCCTTTAAATTAGAGACATCAGTTGAGTTCAGACTGTGTGAAAAGTAACTAGAGCACCCAGGACAAAACAAACTGACCACAGATGTTGGTTAAGCCAGAGCTGTGAGGTAACTGTGGCAACTGGTAAATTATtagaaatgctttttaaatgcaaTTTCATAACAAATCTGGTAAATCTAACTTAGAGTGACCAAAAACCTGGTCCTCTCCAGGCTGTTCTATCTGGATGACACACCAGTTCATTGCAATAaataataccatttttgaaatagaATTTTTTCTGTTCTGCAAAATAGAATTATATAATCaagtagttttcattttaatgtaacatttgtTTTAGTTGAATTTATTTTGATCTTTATGTCATTTTCAGTTGCAAGTATGTCAGCACATTGTGAGATTTATTTGGTTTAGCTCATACCATCACGTTAAATGCTATGCAAAATAATAACTAATGCTGTTTCCTGTTAAAGATGCTACATAAAGTAAGTGTTCGGTAGGATTGATAAGCTAAATTAGTTTATTAAATGGTCTAACCTAGTGCACCAATGCAGAAAGTTCATTGATGTAAAAGAACATCTCTTACTTGTAGCGTGGGTCTTTGTCATCAACATTTTCACTGAAGCTTGAATCTCTGAACACAATGGAGTTTTGGAATTTGCAGCCAACTGGGAAGGTATCTCCAACGACAGACCACTACAAACAAAAGTGACAGTTCTCATTAATTGCTTAAGGTGGACATGATGACCTTTCTAGTTTACATTGATTGTGCTCAGGCCTAACACATTCATCACTTGGGTGTGGAGACCATGTCAGAGGAAAACCTATAGACACCCAGactttgtgaggcagcagtgcttaaGAATGTTTCTAGTTAAtatgactatccatccatccattttctaacccgctgaatccgaatacagggtcacgggggtctgctggagccaatcccgggcagggtgccaacccaccacagaacacacaccaagcacacactagggccaatttagaatcgccaatccacctaacctgcatgtctttggattgtgggaggaaaccggagcgcccggaggaaacccacgcagacacagagagaacatgcaaactccacgcagggaggacccgggaagcgaacccaggtctcctaactgcgaggcagcagcgctaccactgcgccaccgtgccgcccttaataTGACTacttcattacaaaaaaaaaaggaaatttggcATAAACATGGAACTCACAAGCTTCTGTGCATTTAGTTTTGGAATTGATGACTCCATATTGGAATGTTCCAGACCAGTCACTCTCTGTGTGGGTTTTGGATTGTTCTTCAGTGTCTGAGTGGAGGTACTCgagtttcctctcacatctcatATTACCATTAATCAGCCACTTGTAACTTCTCCCTTTGGGCTGCTTCCTAAGCATTTTTTGATTACAGATTTTTATTAGTGTTGTACTTGTGTTTTGATGTGGACAGCATTCTATTGCAAAGTATTGACAGAAATGAAATGCTTATTCATATTGCATTTTCAAACATGCTTAAGCCAGCTGTGAGTTATGACTTCAGAGACTGTGCCAACTGGACTTGGTCCTGGATAGGATACCGGTCTATTGTGTGGTCTACTCATGAACAAATCAACAAGAAGTCAGTTCAGAGTTGTAAATTAACCTAATCAGCACATCTTTGAAGAGATggaaaggaaaacacacacatacacggggtgaacatgcagaATCTACAAATGTGAGATGTGGATATGTTAGACAGCAATTCTAGCCACTGCTCTTTACCATCTCATTTTGACAGATCTAGAGTAGAAAAATCTCTGAAAGAAGGAGcaaaaaaagtattgtttttgtGAAGTGAGCAGGTTCTTTTCGGAGTTATTTCATCCTCTTATCTCAGTCTGCTGTTCCACTCGATTATCTGTGTACCTGAGGTTCTCCCCAGAGAGCCAAAATTTTCCCAATGTCATGCAGGAGTCCAACCAGTTGGAACCAATCTATGGGGAAAAAGAGACACAATtaactgctgtttttgttttttttacaggcTTTACTGTCTGTGACTGCATAAACTTGAAGGGTTTTAAACAAGCAAGTTGGTTTCTTcctttatcattttttatatgcttaattctatgttaatgaaaataacattaGTTAAACATctgttgttacatttttattgctttcGGTGGATACAACTACAAAAACTTAGCTGCAAATATTATACAATTTATTCAGTTTAAATGATAGCTGGGAGTGATGCAGCATATACAGTGACTGCTATTCATTAACACAGTGTTCTTATTCAGGATAATGAAGAACAAACCCCAATCCCAGTATCACTTGGCTCAATTCAGGCACCAAACTTAATAAACTAACAAGATAATGTGTACTACACAAAGATAAAATCTTGCATATGACATTAAATAGTTTTCatgttgttttgattttaaagCTTGTCTAAATGGTGTGGCACCGAGACATCCCTGCAGGACCTGCCATTCACCAGTTTTAAATGGTAATGAGTAATGTATGTTTaaagaatatacatatatactaaatCCATATTGTGTTTTATGCTGCTCCCGGAAAAGCACGTCTACAAATTGTTTACTTTGTTCCATTCAGTGTTACTAGTGCCTTTGATGAACATGTTGTTTTTAGACGTAGTCTCCTATCCCTGTCTTTTTCAGAGCAGGTGGAAGGTCATTCATAGATTTAGATTGCCAGAGGGTGCATCACTTTTTTTCCCACAGTCTTTGTTACTGGCTATGCAGACCTTTGTCTGGATGTGCTCTGCGGATCCCCTCTGCCGTTTGATAAGCATGATAGGAGTTTGGAAAATCAACATCAGGGTCAGATTGGTCAACCAGCTGGTCGAGAGCATCCAGGCTCTCCATTACTGTCATGTGAGCGTGATTGCAGTTTGACCATTCTCTTTGCTGAAACGAAagtttgaggggaaaaaaaaaattaaaatttcattttgtaaaccaACACAGTGAACAATACTTGAAGTGGCCTTCAGCATTAGGCTTCTAGTAACTGATTCCACTACATGCATTTTCAACAgtaagtacagtacattgtttttgTATCCTTTTctgtaatgaaaaatgaaattgatAAGCTGATTCTCTTATACAAGTTAACTTACAGATGACAGTGCAAAGTGTAATTCATTAcacatttttaccattaaaatacatGCAAAATAAGTCACCTGCTCCTGGTCACAGAACATAGCATAGACAAAGAGAGAAATGTGCTACTTTCTTATTTCACTGACACCTATAACCAAGACAACATGCATGCTCAAAACAGATTAACTTGTACATGTATTGAAGCACAACCAGATGAAAAGACCTGCTCTTGATTGCATTCTAGATTAAGGTGAGAACTGAATAAATCCTATTGTCCTTTGATGACGAATGATGTTTACTGATGTTTACTGTCCTTCGATTGTTGGAAGTGCTGTTTTTATGCTGCTGTGATAGTAAAGAAGTTCTGAGAGAAGTGTGCTTCACCTGCCCCACTGATACTAAATTAATGCAGTTGGCAAGAAAGTGAGACAGAAATGTTGGTATATTTGGCTAGAATTGTTTATAAGTTGTGGAACGGGAcccagacacaaacaggcagacatgttgtaaatccaccaccacacgtttatttacaatatatacaaagtcaACAGTGCATccaaaaccccacaagtccccaaagtccaggcctctcacacactctgcctttctccttcttcaggccgcctccactctcgcttctcctgctttgtcctctcCTTACCCGAccccagcctcgaatgaagggaggcggccccttttatccacacccggatgtgcttcaggtgcttcccggcaatctcccgccgacacgccccagtggaagcactccgggtgtccctgcttctcttcccccccagcacttcctagtgtggtggaagtggtgaggtccagggctcccaaggcattggggcgccctctggcggtgaccacgggcccttacagggttgggcttccaagccctctacccgtggcccccaacacaacaaGGGTGGTCGccctctcatggtctggaggaggcacaaaccctcctccactcctcctaggcgtcccgactgggtaccacccccagccgtccaccacaaagTCTTATGTATGTAACTGTCTCCTTAGTGAGCTTAGTATTttgggaacaacaacaacatttactgtatatacagtactctcgtataagtcaggtcttgaaacctgaaaatttgatcataaaatcagaccctgaattatatgcctgttcaaaaatatgacgCTCAATTTTGTATCTTCTtgctcctccaatctcacatcagtttctcggacgcatcgaattttgttgcagcagcgcagttaccaattttttttttaattttattgatttcattaaaatcaaataacattccatacatatAACTATATAACAagttttacaaacaaaaaaaaaaggtttctttctccacttcaacaacttttaatttaaaaccagtttcatatttcttTCTGAATGcttcatcatagataagggatgctcttatgataaaggtgtatgagggtgtgagatacacaaaacagtgcaaacatcgctttagaatggttcaggtattaccgtgtggtcacgtaggcacaatacataggaaaaaaaaggcagtgttctctgtggttactctctcaggttggcgttagcatatcataatctcttggaccaacagggtgagttttccgcattcaaattATACGagcaacattattaaaaaatggaaactatacagtaaaatcaagccccaacttatccgcgggagaacttaaacgcgagtataaaCGGTATTTCTatggcatgttttcatacaaatgatgtagcccaCCCAATACTAAATAAAAGTTGGAAATAGCCACtcaaattatatatacacaaactCCTTTGATCACTTTATGAATTCACGGTGTATCTAACAATGTTTTCAGAAACATACCTTTTGCTTCGCAAACTCATAGGTCTGGTAAGTGTGCATCTTTTTATAAACATTGTACACCCGATCCAGAAGGTCTCCACTCTGTGAAATGGAAATGTATGAAATAGGATGAGTGACATACACCAAGCAATGTAAAAATCATTTGTGTTCCATGACTTTTCTTATCTAAACCTGTGATTTTAGCAATGAAATACAGCAAACCAATGGGTTATGTGGAATTTAAtgaaagtattatttttatatcttgttaaaaaaaaattgttcactTTCCTCAGTTGTGCTACATTTGGGACATAAATAtgcttaaaaaacacaaaattattatcTTTCCAATTTGAATTCTACACTGTTATCAATTGAACCCAATGTAATCATTattagatgatttttttttttaaattgtgtccaAAGACTCTCATCCTCACACTCCAACATATACAGGCGTCACTCCAAAAGTGGTCTGATTGTGTTTTCTGGTCTGGGAATACCAAAACATAaacttaaagtggaaattttgatcTTGTCTCAGTATTTTCCCTTTACACAGGCATACCAGTAAAACTAACACAGGAAGAGCAGCTATTAGTAGGTTTGAATTTTTGACACCATTTCCTTCCACTCAGTTGCAGTTTGAAAAGTAAATGTCACTATGAACACACATGCAATATGTTGCACATATTCTTATATCATAGTGCATTGTGCCCTATACCAAAcaagtaaattatttaaatttcaagGCAATCTGTAGAGGCCGAAAGGTAATTTTGTTTTCACGATCtttcaattttaaaaactaattcATATCAATGCAAAACTGCATTAGTGTAGAATGCATTGATTAACTTTTTGAAAATGgaaattaacttttttgtttgAGCACTTCTACTTTTCCAGCTCAGTCACGCCCATTATGGAGGCTTAGCTTCCTTGTGACGCTTATACTGTCAAGCatgtaaacacacaaatatgtaGGTAAATTAgtaggcaaataaataaatacagtgaaccctcgtttatcacggttaatccgttccagacttgaccgtgataaatgaattttcgcgaagtaggattctttatttataaatcgaatatttttgcagttagagtatagaaaacctgtttacgaccttctaaatacgttttttaacattattagaaatctttatagacatgaaataacacactttagtcaccattacactcgtattacccaatatatttgacaaaataagagaaaataagacatattagacgttacaaatatattattactaggctcacctgccttttaaggcgaccgacttttatcttcaatttgtgtgcgctccttgtgtacatcaggcatgtaagtgtagggaatgagaacattaaagtgcccattcataacatctcccaaaaacctgcttttttatcccctcgagtgcctgtccaaagtcgtacaatgtcagcccgaatgtgtaccgctaaagacggagtttcatgcactaaataagctatagatgagaataagcaagcaccatctcccctgatatttactacgtggtgaggcatttgtactccatcaacattaattatttccagagacataattttgtctatttttccagcgcatcgcgcacaaaagcaagggaatgatggaaGCAGCAGAACTCTGCTCATATCGCGTCACTTTGTACcgcaagccacaagtagtaagtctgtgataagcggaatagcGTTACGCtctgcactcacgggacggaaggacaatcccgaacgcttttatatagtagattattgtactgtacatttaattacacacacacagttcttacacacaaccactaacctatgaaggcacaacctcagtaggagagtcttcaggtggtgcagtatattcagcaggtgcatcattgtcttcttccgctgaaggagtactaagagtaggcagtggctatctgggtgcgcggctgaagaacatcttgataggcagttgctggcgctgtcttttcatatgcgtgaggaggcttttgtagagtattgccatctttgatcatatccaagagtttcaccttctcctggatagcaagcatcttcctccggcacttagttttattgtcagaaggcttagaaaaagcagcacgtttaggagccatcgtggggcttagataaaagttctcagaaagcacatgcgtagtgacgtaagcttgtatgagaaaaaatcgcgatagagtgaagccgcgaaagtcgaagcgtgatattgcgagggatcactgtatacactTACTGTACTTTGTTGTGAACACATACCCGCATTACTATAAAGAAAGTTCAGACTTGgttgtcacagtcccagtgaggcatattgctgttggcatgaagtagtgtttcttgacactctcttctactgaataattctttggctgaaagtcctcagtgtattgtgtcagagagaggatgtgcagcattgttcataatggcactcagttttgttttaatttgctcCTTCACTACCACCTCTGGGGAGCCCTAGTGCATCCTGTAATTGaacctgtccttttaattagcttgttgattctgtgggccttttttgaagtgatgttaccagctcagcacaccacagagcAGAAAATCACACTTGGCCGTCACAGAATTATAGAAAatttgaaggatgtcacttcccacattaaaggaacacattctcctaaggaaaaagaacctgctctgtcctttcataTATAGTTTATCTGTGTTATGAGactagtccagcctgtcattaatgtggacctccaATCACTTTTAGGACTggatcacctctacatccactccatgAATAGTGACTAGACATAGACGCTCTTTGGTGTGGTAAAAATCAATGACCAGTTGTTTGGTTTTGCCAatgttaagctgcagacaattctttctgcactagAAACAagcttctccacctgactcctctaccctgactcatcccccttatcaatacgccccataagtgcagaatcatctgaaaatttctgcaagtgCCATGACCtgctgtgttatatttgtagtctgaggtgtaGAGAGTAAAGAGAAAGGGGgccaggactgttccttgtggtgctccactgTTGCTCACATCCACGTCAGAAACACACTCCTTGACTCTGACAAACTGTGGCCTGCCTGTCAGATGGTTCATTACCCAGGATACCATGGGCTCCtccacctgcacatctctgagttATCTCTGAAGATATTTCACCACTCATCTAAAATTTCCTTAAGGAAACTTATGCGGACATAGTATGGGATTTTTGGGGAAGACGTGTTGTCTTGACACAGCCCAAGCTGAATACATTAGTATTGTAAGGAAGCTGCAGGACTAGCAGCACTCGACAGCAGGTAGGTATCGACATTGGACAGGAAATTTTTTTATTCACCCTTAATGATCCAGTTTACAAGTTGGCAGCAATCTAACTACTTGTCTGTGATCAGGAATTGGGATGGGTTTGGAGAAATCTGATGTAAAGATGCAGAGAAAATGCTCTGGGAAGAATCAAAACTGAACGGCAAGTGCTGGATGTCAGCAGCATTACCCAGTTTGCTGCTGTGCTATCCAGTTTTCTTCTTTGAATCCAGTGTTTCATAAATGACAgtgcatgttttgttttaaagaaatataGCAACATTATGTGGAATTTATATCAGTAACAGATTTTAATTCAGCCTTAAAAACAGACTAATGTCATTAAGATGTTTGTCCATCTGTCTACACATGGAATTTGGAACTGATAAACCAATTCCAGATATTCATTTGGAGATTGGTTGAGGAAAAAATGTAGCtttggaaatatttatttttacttttaaacacaATAAATTGCTCTGTGtttaagaaaattcaaaacaGCGCTATTTGTTTTATGTGTATATGAGCTTCGTGAGAAAGGTAGTGAAATAAAAACATGTTCTTGAGTTTACCAAATCCTGGATTTCCACTTCTGTTTACACTTTCCTGGGTGCTTTAAGAGCCAAATCTCTGCCTTGCTTCTTTTTGAAGCACAACATGTTGACATTTGTGTCTGGTTATGGATAATTAGCTGCCTTAACCAAATCATATTTCCTGTGAAGTAAACCCCATAagtgtgtattttttaaagaaagataTAGATTAGTGAGCTATTCTGCAAGATGATAAAGTTTAAATAGATGGGAAATTCTTTTTTGTTAGTTTCTTTtactgcggtggattggcaccctgcccaggattagttcctgccttgtgccctgtgttggctgggattggctccagcagacccccgtgaccctgtgttcggattcagcgggttggataatggatggatggatagtttcttTTAGCTTCTCAACTTACCAAttccagttattattattattattattattattattatttttacagatcTTGTCAGCATCAGGAACAAGTTGGCACCCATCTATCCCAGAGTGCCCTTACTCATACTGGGAGACTTTAGAGTCACCACCAGTCAACATACACTGCATGTCTTTGTGGTGTGAAGGCAACAATAGGATTTGGGGTGGAAGACATTGTGATTACTGTATGCCATGAACCGCACAGAGTCATTCAAAGGTGTATGGCATAAGGTAATAACAACATGGAAAGCTCCATTTTAGTGTAAGTTAAGTAAGTCAATTTTACTTACATAGCCCTTTTCAAGAACAAATGTCACAAAGTGCTCTACAAACAGTCATCATGGACATTCACACAAAagcaagttaataaaataaattgcatagaTGTACACAATAAACCCAGTCACATTCAAAAGCAAGGTTAAACAAAACAGACCAGGAAAAAAACATAGACATACACAGTAAAACACAGTAATTTCATAAAAGTGgattgaaacaaatgaaaaacaaggcaaaaaagtataaaattacaCAAAGGCAAGCTGGAATTAATGggttttaagtttctttttaaaaaatgtccacAGTATCCATGGATCTCACATTTACAGGAAGAGAGGTCCACAATTTTTTAGAGGCAACCGACTCAAACACACGGCCTCCTTTATTCATAGGTCTGGTGCACGGGACAGCTAACAAATGCTGATCTGAAGAGCTTACAGACATGCATGTCATATAAGGCTGCAGTAGCTCAGCGAGTAGATAGGACTTTGACCATATAGAGCTCTAAAAGTGAAAACCAGGGTTTTAAAATAACCTCTGAATTTCCTGTGAAGTTGGGGCAAAGAAATCAGGAATGGTGTGATGGGAGCTTTATTAGATGATCTAGTCAGGAGCCTTGCAACAGCATTCTGGACTAGCTGTAGGTAATCCAATGAGGATGAATTTAACTTTGTGAACAGTGAGTTCAAGTAATCAAGCCAAGATGACACAAATGCATGCACTATCATCTCCAGCTCTGTTTGGGAAGCGATATGAATGCTCCTAAGTTGGAAGACGCAAGACAGTGTTACAAATTTGACATGACGGTCAGAGGTCAAACTCCTACATTTCTGACGGTGGATTTCACAAAAGAGGAAAGAGAGCCTAGGGCACGGGTGtctaactctggtcctggaggaccgcagtggttgccggttttcattctaactatcttctCCGTTAGTgaacagtttttgctgctaattaacttcttttgtcttcattttaattaagtttaCTCAGACCcctttgttgttcctttttcccttaattagcagccaaacaataatgagacacaaaacaagccaccacatgaccagttcacctgtgcccatcacacaatatctgaaaataaagaaaagtgaatttctcagtaaggctgatctctcacgtcaccaaaatattttgacggagctgtggcagaatgagagcagcaacaagccatggaattaaataacgagtttaattaacagcaagaatcggcttctcattaacaaagtgattggagtgaaattggttggagtttactGCCCCCGTTTTATCTGCTCATcttttggctcgtttcacatctcatttctgtttggctgtcatttaatgaagaaatga
Proteins encoded in this window:
- the miox gene encoding inositol oxygenase translates to MKIIETGPDPSDVYRPEQEKKTGFRNFESGDLLDRVYNVYKKMHTYQTYEFAKQKQREWSNCNHAHMTVMESLDALDQLVDQSDPDVDFPNSYHAYQTAEGIRRAHPDKDWFQLVGLLHDIGKILALWGEPQWSVVGDTFPVGCKFQNSIVFRDSSFSENVDDKDPRYNTLHGVYKPNCGLENVLMSWGHDEYMYQVMTFNKCPLPEEGLYMIRFHSFYPWHTHGDYMHLCNEKDQKMLPWVKEFNQFDLYTKSTDLPDVKSLKPYYQSLINKYCPGKLHW